The region gatggacagtgagtgtaatggggtatgtggtggggacttgataatggggaagtctagtaaacataatgttgctcatgtaattgtagattaacgataccccCCCAAAAAATGTGCGGAAGAtacgaacagacacttctccaaagaagaaattcagatggccaagaggcacatgcaaagattctccacattcctaatcatcagggaaatgcagaccaaaaccacaatgagatatcacctcacaccaattaggctggccaacatccaaaagacgagGAACAACACATGCTGGCGGGATGtgaagaaagaggaaccctcctacagtgttgttggggatgtaaactagttcaaccattatggaggttcctcaaaaaactaaaaatagaaagaccatttgacccaggaattccattcctaggcatttacccaaagaaaacaacatccctgattcaaaaagacatatgcatccctatggtTATggcggcactatttacaatagccaaaatatggaagcaacataagtgtccatcaatagatgaatggataaagatctgGTACAGACattcaattgaatattattcagccataagaagaaaacaaatcctactatttgcaatgacgtggatggagctagagtgtagtatgctcagtgaaataagccaggcggagacagacaagtacaaaatgatttcactcatttgtggagtacaccaacaatgcaaaactgaagaacaaaatagcatccaactcacagactccaagaagggactagcagttaccaaagggaaagggttcggaagggagtggaaggggattaagtggcattataattagcaatcacaatataggtaggtgacagggaaggtagtatatcacagagaagacaagtagtgactctgtggcatcttactacactgatgacagtgactgcaaatagggcatgggggggacttgataatatgagtgaatgttgaaaccacaattgCCCATGTGAAACCGTCATAAaactgtgtatcaataataccttaattatatatatatatatacacacacacacatatatatgtatatatacactgttTATTTCTCTCCAACTTTAAATATCCATCATGAGGTGGATGAGACAATTCTGCATCATTCTCCCTTCAAGATCAAGACTGATTAGTGTCTCTGGAACATTGTTGATTGCCAtggcaaagagaaaaagagtTCTGAAAGGTCTTACATCAGCAATTAAATTCTATGCTCTCAATTAATTGGCAGAATGTTTCATGTAGCTTATCCCAACCACAAAGAGGCAAAGAATTGCAATCCTACCATTACCtgaaagagaacaggaaaaataTGGCTCACCCACCACCACTCACTCAATCATAAGTATGGGTTTAACTGCTGCCTACACCAAAGTCAAAATTTCTAGGCGAGAATTCCCGTTTTCACTCCTTATCCATATACTGAACATTACTGGAATGCCATAGAGGAATATGTCATAGACACTTCACATCTACATACCAAGACCAAACCCTTCATCTTTCCCACAAACTTCCTGTACTCTCTTCATCTGTAGTCCCATTATCTATCCACTACTTCATATAAGAAACCCATGTTATATTGACTCCTTCTCCCTCTTCCAACACCACCTAGCCAGTAGCCAAACCTATAGATGCTTCTAACTTAGCCCAACCTACTATCTCAGTGACAATTACCAACTTCAGCCCCAAACGGATTCTTGCCCAGAGATTGTGTTAGCCTCCTGACTGGTTTTCCTGTCTTCCTATCTTCCCTCACAAACGGcgataatttattcattcaacacacatttaAAGAGTGCTTACTACTTCTTAGATTAAATAATGGGCCCACTCTGAGGAAATCCTGTCTAAAAGGAAAGACAGTGAGTGatgttaagaaaatttttttttcttaagaatttgCACTATCAGATGGCTTCTTCTCAGATTCTTTTGCTggtgtcttttcttctttttgtcctttgccgtcttttcttccttttcgtAAAAAAGAAGATATGAAAGAAACTCTGGGGAACACGAGTTCAAAAgggacaaaaagaagaaaagaaaccagcaaaaaagagTTTGAGAAGAAGCCATCTGATAGTGCGAACCCTTAAGAAATACTCTTCGTGAATCTTTTGGAGAAGTCTCCAGTCCAAGTATCTGGCACTCATTAAAGGACCTCTGGGGTCAAAAGGGACATTGTCTCAAGCGTAAGCCTTTGTGCTAAATTTCTCCAGTTCTTTAAGGACCAAGCGACGACTTGAAATCCGCAGGGAAACTTCACTACCTGGGGAGGTAAAAAATTAGCAAAACCTCTCTAAAGAGGACTAAGAACTCTTTTTCGTCTAGCGTCGGCAAAGAAAGTGTGGGTGCGAGCGCCTCGAAAACAGCCCGCTCGGACCAGAGGTTCCTGCAGAAAGGACCAGTAGATACGCGGCCAGGACCGTAGGAGCTTGCGGACTGGGAGCGGGTCTGAGCGAAAGAGCGCGCCCCCTGACACGCGGCACGCGCGCGCCCGCCTGGGGAGGCCGGGAGCGCGCCGGGCCCCGCCCCTCCACCTCCCTGCAGCCCTCTCCCTCTCCGGCGCCGCATCCCCTCGGCGTTTTCCCTCCTTCCAGCTACGGCCCCAGCAGCCCGCAGGCGCGACTCGCAACCCAGCGGCCTCCTCCCTTCCATCCCCGCAGCCCAGCAGAGCTTTGCGTCGCGGGGGCGGGACCAGAATGCAGCCAGCTCCAGGCCTCGCCCCAACGTACCCGAGACCACGCCCCTTCTGGTGGAAAAGGGGCGGGTTCGGCCGGTGCGCGGTCCAGAGTTTACTCGCTCTGCGGGACCGTTCCTCGCCGCCGCTTCCTCGTCTCCTTCGCCGGCAGTCTCCAGGCCGCCAGAGCGGACGCAGGGAGTCGAAGCCGGGCGTGCGGGGCACCATGAAGGGCCATCGGCCGCGCGGCGCGGCGCAGGGCCTGGGCGGCTGAGGGCCCGCGTCGGCCGAGGCATGTGGAGCCCTGGCGGGAGCCTGCTCCAGGCGCCCCCGAAGCTCCTGCAGCACACCGCGCCCCCCGGCCGCGCGGAGCTGCCCGCCGTCTGGGCCCTgccgcgggcggcgggcggggaCGACCCGGCGGACCGCCTCCCCCACGGGGGAGGGGcgagcgcggcggcggcggcggcggcctcgGGCGCCCTGCTCGGCGCCTATCTGGAGCGCCACGGTCCGCCTGCGGCCTCGGAGCTGCCGGCGCCGGGCGGGGCATTGGCGGGCGGCCCCGGGAGCTGCAGCGGCGGCAACGTGGTGGTCGGCGTGGCGGAGGTGAGAAACTGGCGCAGCTGCTGCCTCGGCAGCACCTGTTGGTGCCGGAGCCTAGTGCTGGTCTGCGTGCTGGCCGCGCTGTGCTTCGCTTCCCTGGCCCTGGTCCGCCGCTACCTGCAGCACCTCCTGCTCTGGGTGGAGAGCCTCGACTCGCTGCTGGGGGTCCTGCTCTTCGTCGTGGGCTTCATCGTGGTTTCGTTCCCCTGCGGCTGGGGTTACATCGTGCTCAACGTGGCCGCCGGTTACCTGTACGGTTTCGTGCTGGGCATGGGACTGATGGTGGTGGGAGTCCTCATCGGCACCTTTATCGCTCATGTGGTGTGCAAGCGATTACTCACCGCCTGGGTGGCCACCAGAATCCAGAGAAGCGAGAAGCTGAGCGCCGTTATTCGCGTGGTGGAGGGAGGAAGCGGCCTGAAAGTGGTAGCTTTGGCCAGACTGACCCCCATACCTTTTGGGCTTCAGAATGCAGTGTTCTCGGTAAGTGTCCCGCTGGCCCATCCTTCTCCAAGTCTGTTTTTGAGAGGTCTTGTGACGGCCCTTGGAGGGCGCTCTATCAGATACATGCCAGCAGAGAAATGACATTGACAACAGGAGTTAAAAATACTTAACGTCGCACCCTGAGAAATCTCATAAGCAAATCTGAGTCAATATGAGATCTGGTAGAGAAAGAACGACTTTTGGCATATGAGTTTGATTAAAAATGATGAGTCCTTTTAACTACGAGGGGGTATGAATGGAAATgcccattttaaatatttttcatcttagtTCTTTAGCAGCTTTGGCAACAGGGTTAGTAAGGGCTTCACCTTCCTAGCTTTCTCGCCTACGTGCATAAATGCATTCAGGCTTTTGCCTCAAGTTTTTAACGACATGGGGCTACAGGAAGTGTTTGGGTAAACAGTGGAGCGGATAGCTATGGACTCCACATTTTTGGAGTTTCCCAAAATCTGTAATAGGCCTAGTGGCCTAGTCTTCGTCAAGTAATTTGCTTTAATACAATGTAAAGGGGGTTATCCTCCTATTTATcctattttggaggaacttcaTTTTGAAATCACTAGGTACTGCCTAGAACAAAATAGAACAGGTAACATATGCCCAATGAGCATGTAAGTTTTCTTCTCAGGAATGGCTGATCAGGTACATCATACTAGAAAATTCGTACTGATAACCATAAGCAGGGTGGGTTTTGGAGCCACTGGATATAGTCAATGACATCTTGTTCATTTCTGTTAGTCTACACTCTTTTTTGCCTTGTATTCATATGTTCTGCTTATCTAGTTTAGGTTTCTCTACTGGTGTACATCTCAGCACAACTGACTGAAGAATAGAAACACTGCTAGTGAGACCATCTGATTGAATCTGATCTTTACAAACTCAGTAACTTTGGAACAAATTATTAACCCTATTTGCCCTTGCTTCTTTCCTAAGGTGACGGGGTTAAACTAGATCACTGAGCTCCCCGAATTCAATGATACTAAACTACGAGGTCATATAGAGATTCCCAGGCTTCAGCTAACCTTAAAACTATGTATGGAAGTAAAGAGATATAGCTCAGAGCCATagaaattaatgtattttatgtTAGTGATTCTGACACACTGTTgtgtttcaaaaataaattatggtTAATGTCTAGACACTTGTCTTTCTgctttgtattaaaaataattctaaccAGGCTACGTCTTTctgattaaaattttttccttcacttttttcatgCTTTTCACAAATCTCATGTTGATTCTAACCAACAGCAGCAGTGGCTGTAGAATGAGGCATGTGAAGGCATGAAAATAAGGTGTTTTCTGTAGAGATAAAGGTTGGTTTTACCAtagtttgtatgttttctgtcttAAATTTGTACCTTTTCACAACATCCTGTGGTATGAAGTATAAACATGAACTTTGACCCAACCTTGGGTAATACTAGATTAAGGGTCCTACGACTTTGAAAGAGGGTTGGGACTAAGTAACTGGCAGAGTTTCATTCTGTTTGCTTTGTTCTCCAATACAGCTTGTACATTTGTGCCTTTTCTTGTCCATCTACTGCATACCTACTTTCCTAGAGTAAACTCTTtccacaaattatttttaatccttAAATCAGCCCTGCAGAAGGTGAGTATGCATATACTGTAGACTGGAACACATGGCTGGTTGCTCTGGAGTCCTGCTCTCCACATCTGTTGACCTTGGTCAAGTTGCTTATCATCTTAGTGGTTTAGTTCTTATTTGCAAAATGGGGAAAGTAGTGACACCTAATTCGTAGGATTATTAGGCTAATCCTATGAAGATAAATGCATGCAATAGAGCCTGGCTTAATATACACTCATATGTTGGCTTTTCTCTACCATCACTGCTATTATTACCCAAGGACACCTAGGTCTGCTAAATAAATGGTAGAGTAAACCATTTCACAATGACAGTAGGGTCTCAATCCTGGCTTTATTTCATCATTGTATATTTGTGCCTAGTATAATCTTGACTATTTAAGGACtcattatatactttaaaattaagATAGATTTTTCTTTTGATAGTGTCTTGTTAACATATTAAATGTGTGAATTATTTGTCCttggaaataatttaaattaattatatatatagttgAAACTGAGCTTGACGAGAAGCAACTCTCAGTTTGGCATTGTGGGGTCAATAAAAATGGCCTCTTGAAATAGGTATCGTTGGCATAGTTTTACTGAGTAATAAATGGAGGCTCAGCCATCTAGAAGCCCGTTAAGAGTCACCCATTTTCCTGAGGTTTGAACTCAGGAATGGCGGATAAGGTACATCATACTAGAAAATTCGTACTGATAACCATAATTATGCAGGGTGAGTTTTGGAGCCACTAGATATAGCCTATGACATcttgtttatttctgttattCTTAACTCTCTGCTTAGTTGCTGTTCCAACCAAAATAGTTTACTGAATTAACCTAGGGTAAACTTAGCTCAGGCTGATTTTTGTTTTAGTCCAGCATTCCCTTCTGTCTTCTAGAACTTCATTCCACCTCCACCGTCTGTGCTCCCATGCCCCTCTGACTTCCCACAGCTGCCCTCTTTCTAGgcatatttctcttttcttcttctgttctTGACTTTTAAATTATCCCCATATCTTCCCCACCCACTATTCcagttaaaattcatttttttttcaatacccATGATTATCAGGGCTTACCTCAAAGAGGAAGTGAGATATAGTAGCCATGAGAGGCACAGGCTTTGGAAATAGAGAATCCTTGATTAGTCCAGTCTGAATTACAAGAGTTAAATAAGCTTATGTAGTGAAGGCGTTAAGTATTTGCCTGACACATAGTCAATTCTCAGTAATTGTTAGCAATTATTGCTAGTGGTGGAGGTAGTGGTATTTACATTTTACAGGCAGGATCTGATTGTGAAAGGTGATATATGGAAGAAGGAAAGGGATTCTCCCTTGCTTCTTATCTACTCTTTATCTTCTTTCTTCCTCCATGTGTTCTAAAATGGGATAAGCAAGCAGACACTCCACTTTTGAAACTCTTGAAATAGACAAGTACCTAACACCTTATATAGTATCAATTCTGAGATCATAAGTAATATAATTGCCCAagtacatatttaaattttttcttcttttaaaaatgcaccCATTGTTTCTTCTGGGAAATATActccccttcccccccacccagtgtttttcatgtaatcCTGGTATCTGTAGGTATTACTGCCCATTAAGATGGATTTCTAGCCCGCACTCTGTGTGCTCATTTGTAGGTACTGTTCTTAACCTGGACATGTATCTGGAATGATCATGTCTTACTGCTTCCATCAAGATAGGCTAaattatgctgcagtaacaaccTCCAAATCTcagtggattaaaaaacaaaggtTTCTGTTTACTTGTTGACAAAGATCCAGGTTCAACTTGGTTTGTGGAAGAGGCACAGAGTCTCTGTTTATGCTGGATCCAAGCTGACAGAATCACCATCTTTACTTGGTTACTGTTACATGCTCAATTGCACACTGGTTTCTAAAGCACACCTGGAAGTAACCACACTTTTTATTCTCACCTGAACAAGTTTCATGGCCACAGCTAACTTCAAAAGGGGGAATATGTGTACAACCAAGGAGGGAGTACCGGAGTCTTAGGGATCCATCTTAATGAGTCACACCtgacttcctcttccttctcatgCCTCACATCTATCTAATCACTGGCTAAATCCCATGAATTCTGCCTTCTGAAGAATTCAGTCCACTGCCACTACCCTTGTTCAGCAGCACAGCCTCCCACCTGGTCTCCTTGCCTCTGGGCCAAGGAGTTCCCATTTTTTCTCTGTCCAGAAAGATCTTTCTGAAATGCAAATCTAATCATGATACTCCCATGCCAGACCCTCAAGTGGATTTTCTTTTCCCCTTGGGATAAATTCAAAACCCTCACAGCATATCCTCTTTCTTTCCATTCCACAATTACCTTTGAtgtgttaatttatttaatcctcaacatTCTAAGAGGTAGACATGGTATTTCTGGTTCAAATAGCAAATCTTGTCTGTAGCCTTGAAACttcatgttttccttttcattaattGCTGGAAAAAGAAACTGGTTCCATAAGAAAGGATTATTGTTGCAGGTATAGAAGGAAGTGGACTCCTAAGAGACTAAAGCCATCTAGAAGAAACTTGTTGATAAAGTTGAAAACT is a window of Manis pentadactyla isolate mManPen7 chromosome 3, mManPen7.hap1, whole genome shotgun sequence DNA encoding:
- the TMEM64 gene encoding transmembrane protein 64; protein product: MWSPGGSLLQAPPKLLQHTAPPGRAELPAVWALPRAAGGDDPADRLPHGGGASAAAAAAASGALLGAYLERHGPPAASELPAPGGALAGGPGSCSGGNVVVGVAEVRNWRSCCLGSTCWCRSLVLVCVLAALCFASLALVRRYLQHLLLWVESLDSLLGVLLFVVGFIVVSFPCGWGYIVLNVAAGYLYGFVLGMGLMVVGVLIGTFIAHVVCKRLLTAWVATRIQRSEKLSAVIRVVEGGSGLKVVALARLTPIPFGLQNAVFSITELSLPNYLMASSVGLLPTQLLNSYLGTTLRTMEDVIAEQSVSGYFVFCLQIIISIGLMFYVVHRAQVELNAAIVACEMELKTSLVKGSQPSTSGSSFCSKRTLTFSGGGINIV